In Flavobacterium endoglycinae, one DNA window encodes the following:
- a CDS encoding DUF6766 family protein codes for MKTFFRNNGLSICFFLLFMSSFLGQIIFGFEEHNKELIDEGANAINFASYLLSGHFYQSTFENWESEFLQMTLYVVLTIFLKQKGSSESKKINETEDVDREPDPNKKEAPWAVKKGGFILKIYKHSLTIALFLLFLISFIIHFYGSLKDENEQLLLKGEPLETAASYIGHSRFWFESFQNWQSEFLSVFAIIILSIYLRQIGSSQSKPVDAPNMETGG; via the coding sequence ATGAAAACATTTTTTAGAAATAACGGTTTATCTATCTGCTTTTTTCTGCTGTTTATGAGTTCTTTTTTAGGCCAGATTATATTTGGATTTGAAGAACATAACAAAGAATTAATAGATGAAGGAGCAAACGCAATAAATTTTGCTTCTTACCTATTATCAGGGCATTTTTACCAATCTACTTTTGAAAATTGGGAGAGCGAATTTCTTCAAATGACACTATATGTAGTGCTGACTATTTTCTTAAAACAGAAAGGATCATCTGAATCCAAGAAAATAAATGAAACAGAAGATGTTGACCGCGAACCAGATCCTAACAAAAAAGAAGCTCCATGGGCTGTAAAAAAAGGCGGTTTTATTTTGAAAATTTATAAACATTCGCTTACCATCGCTTTATTTCTTTTATTTCTCATTTCATTTATAATTCATTTTTACGGAAGCCTTAAAGATGAAAACGAGCAGCTGCTTCTAAAGGGAGAACCTTTAGAAACCGCAGCATCCTATATTGGACATTCGAGGTTTTGGTTTGAATCGTTTCAGAACTGGCAGAGCGAATTCTTATCTGTTTTCGCCATCATTATTTTATCCATTTATTTACGCCAAATAGGCTCTTCACAATCAAAACCAGTCGATGCGCCTAATATGGAAACTGGCGGATAA
- a CDS encoding outer membrane beta-barrel protein: protein MKKYITSLAMITALLTAGFNSYGQDKKQEFSISVGGPFSFVKSTGGEYVPGNGVSAGLRYSYYLNEGLSIGVGVEYQTYNTDIKFGSISGRYNAVDAENESFQFRYKAANLREEQKLAYINVPIGIQFETPGTTKLYLAGGFKIGFASSGSFQTKMGNLTTSGYYPQYNVELFSPAFAGFASTNDLKTSKQDLKTDVSYSATIETGLKQVIGSTNSIYIGLYLDYGLNNIYDKNEAKNLVQYNPDLPVELKYNSVFDSGASHNMRLVSYGLKIRFAMR from the coding sequence ATGAAAAAATATATAACATCACTTGCTATGATAACGGCGCTTTTAACAGCGGGTTTTAATAGCTATGGTCAGGATAAAAAACAGGAGTTTTCAATTTCAGTAGGAGGTCCATTTTCATTTGTTAAATCTACAGGAGGAGAATATGTTCCTGGAAATGGAGTCAGTGCTGGTCTTCGTTATTCCTACTATTTAAATGAAGGTTTAAGTATTGGCGTTGGAGTTGAATATCAGACTTATAATACCGATATTAAATTTGGTTCGATTTCTGGCAGATACAATGCTGTAGATGCCGAAAATGAATCTTTTCAATTTCGATATAAAGCTGCAAACTTAAGAGAAGAGCAAAAACTTGCTTATATCAATGTACCAATTGGAATTCAGTTTGAAACTCCAGGAACTACAAAATTATATCTAGCAGGAGGCTTTAAAATAGGATTTGCTTCAAGCGGCAGTTTTCAAACCAAAATGGGCAATCTTACAACAAGCGGTTATTATCCGCAGTACAATGTAGAATTATTCAGTCCTGCTTTTGCCGGTTTTGCCAGCACTAATGATTTAAAAACGTCTAAACAGGATTTAAAAACAGATGTATCGTATTCTGCCACAATTGAAACGGGTTTAAAACAAGTAATTGGAAGCACAAATTCTATTTACATCGGACTTTATTTAGATTACGGACTAAACAATATCTACGATAAAAACGAAGCTAAAAATCTTGTACAGTACAATCCAGATCTGCCGGTAGAATTAAAATACAACAGTGTTTTTGATTCTGGGGCTTCACACAATATGAGATTAGTATCTTATGGATTGAAGATAAGATTTGCCATGCGTTAA